One window from the genome of Paraclostridium sordellii encodes:
- a CDS encoding 5-bromo-4-chloroindolyl phosphate hydrolysis family protein, which produces MDKKDLSNLEDQIMSTVSNALKAIDFANLKKDINDKTENTLNQVKSKFNGYSEKYMRLNKKAKNDISKYISKRPAGSMSGILYILFGISGCLVYGSSVLIFIIFKILFGMIGSNILFVSAFLLLVVSIGLLLRGITLRKRVKRFKKYVRFIEDNNYFLIKDLAKFAKEKDSFVVKDLSKMIDLGMFLEGHIDEEKTYFMLNDEVYNDYLNLQKQQIAKETNNEKLNEEIENLEKNEVESTIKIGRNYIEQIKNIRNELSKEEIAVKLDKLGNISNQILIQVEKNPNKIQEVNKFINHYLPITIKLINSYKDINNQLVQGENIENAKIEIEKSIDLINSAFENLLDDLFEDVVLDISTDISVLKTLFKQEGLAEDDFKK; this is translated from the coding sequence ATGGATAAAAAAGATTTATCTAATTTAGAAGATCAAATTATGTCTACAGTTAGCAATGCATTAAAAGCAATAGATTTTGCTAATTTGAAAAAAGATATTAACGATAAAACTGAGAATACTTTAAACCAAGTTAAATCAAAATTTAATGGATATAGTGAAAAATATATGCGTTTAAATAAAAAAGCTAAAAACGATATATCAAAATATATTAGTAAAAGACCAGCTGGAAGTATGTCGGGAATACTTTATATATTATTTGGTATTAGTGGATGTTTAGTTTATGGTTCTTCAGTGTTGATATTTATAATATTTAAGATATTATTTGGTATGATAGGAAGCAACATTCTCTTTGTATCTGCATTTTTATTACTTGTAGTAAGTATAGGTTTATTACTAAGAGGAATAACTTTAAGAAAAAGAGTAAAACGTTTTAAGAAGTATGTAAGATTTATTGAGGACAATAATTATTTCTTAATTAAAGACCTAGCTAAATTTGCTAAAGAGAAAGATAGTTTTGTTGTTAAAGACCTAAGTAAAATGATTGATTTAGGTATGTTCTTAGAAGGTCATATAGATGAAGAAAAAACTTATTTTATGTTAAATGATGAAGTTTATAATGACTATTTAAACTTACAAAAGCAACAAATAGCTAAAGAAACTAATAATGAAAAATTAAATGAAGAAATAGAAAATTTAGAAAAAAATGAAGTAGAATCTACTATTAAGATAGGAAGAAATTATATTGAACAAATAAAAAATATAAGAAATGAGCTTTCTAAAGAAGAAATAGCTGTAAAGTTAGACAAATTAGGAAATATTTCAAACCAAATCTTAATTCAGGTTGAAAAAAATCCTAATAAGATACAAGAAGTTAATAAATTTATAAATCATTATCTTCCTATTACTATAAAATTAATTAATTCATACAAAGATATAAATAATCAATTAGTTCAAGGTGAGAATATAGAAAATGCTAAGATTGAAATTGAAAAGAGTATTGACCTTATTAATAGCGCCTTTGAAAATTTATTAGATGATTTATTTGAAGATGTTGTTTTAGATATTTCTACAGATATCTCTGTTCTTAAAACATTATTCAAACAAGAGGGACTAGCAGAAGATGATTTTAAAAAGTAA